The following are encoded together in the Variovorax sp. PBS-H4 genome:
- a CDS encoding mobilization protein — protein MSSINFIGGEKGGVGKSVSARVLAQYFIDHSKPFVGFDTDRSHSSFTRFYEGFASPVVVDSYEGLDTVVNGFETHPEQSVIVDLAAQTLAPLARWIKDSELFDVFAGLGVTVNFWHVLDDGKDSSDLLGTLVDTFGNRPNYIVVQNYGRGNDFALLLGSQSLSKATAHGARVITLPRLHDASMRKIDARNTSFWKAVHDREGPNALGLLERQRVKSWLATSYAAFDTLPL, from the coding sequence ATGAGCTCCATCAACTTCATCGGCGGCGAAAAAGGCGGAGTCGGCAAGTCCGTCTCCGCACGGGTTCTGGCGCAGTACTTCATCGACCACAGCAAGCCCTTCGTGGGCTTCGACACGGATCGATCGCACAGCTCCTTCACCCGCTTCTACGAGGGCTTCGCCTCGCCGGTGGTGGTTGACAGCTACGAGGGGCTGGACACGGTGGTCAACGGCTTCGAGACGCATCCGGAGCAGAGCGTGATCGTCGACCTTGCAGCGCAGACGCTCGCGCCGCTGGCGCGCTGGATCAAGGATTCGGAGCTTTTCGATGTCTTCGCCGGGCTCGGCGTGACGGTCAACTTCTGGCACGTGCTGGACGACGGCAAGGATTCGAGCGACCTGCTAGGCACGCTGGTCGACACTTTCGGCAACCGGCCCAACTACATCGTGGTGCAGAACTACGGCCGCGGCAACGACTTCGCCCTGCTGCTCGGCTCGCAGTCGCTCAGCAAGGCGACGGCGCATGGGGCGCGCGTGATCACCCTGCCCCGCCTGCACGACGCGAGCATGCGCAAGATCGATGCGCGCAACACCAGCTTCTGGAAAGCGGTCCACGACCGCGAGGGCCCGAACGCGCTCGGACTGCTGGAGCGCCAGCGCGTCAAGAGCTGGCTGGCGACTTCTTACGCGGCTTTCGACACGCTGCCGCTTTGA